The following proteins come from a genomic window of Pseudomonas hygromyciniae:
- the dnaJ gene encoding molecular chaperone DnaJ: protein MAKRDYYEVLGVERGSSEADLKKAYRRLAMKHHPDRNPDNKESEELFKEANEAYECLCDPNKRAAYDQYGHAGVDPSMGGGGAGFGGQNFSDIFGDVFSDFFGGGRGGQRGGAQRGSDLRYTLELNLEEAVRGTSVNIRVPTLVNCKPCDGSGAKKGSSPITCPTCGGIGQVRMQQGFFSVQQTCPRCHGQGKIISDPCDSCHGEGRVEEYKTLSVKVPAGVDTGDRIRLSGEGEAGAQGGPTGDLYVVINVREHSIFQRDGKHLFCEVPISFVDAALGGELEIPTLDGRVKLKIPEGTQTGKQFRIRGKGVAPVRGGGAGDLMCRVAVETPVNLDRRQRELLEELRGSLDGDGSHSPKTAGWFEGVKRFFGDL from the coding sequence ATGGCAAAGCGTGACTATTACGAAGTATTGGGTGTGGAGCGCGGCTCCAGCGAGGCGGACCTGAAGAAGGCTTACCGTCGCCTGGCGATGAAGCACCACCCGGACCGTAATCCGGATAACAAAGAATCCGAAGAATTGTTCAAGGAGGCCAACGAGGCCTACGAATGCCTGTGTGATCCGAACAAGCGCGCGGCCTACGACCAGTACGGCCACGCGGGTGTCGATCCGAGCATGGGGGGGGGCGGTGCCGGTTTTGGCGGGCAGAACTTCTCCGATATCTTCGGCGACGTGTTCAGCGACTTCTTCGGTGGCGGTCGCGGCGGTCAGCGCGGCGGTGCCCAGCGCGGCAGCGACTTGCGCTACACCCTGGAGCTGAATCTGGAAGAAGCCGTGCGCGGTACCAGCGTCAACATCCGCGTGCCGACGCTGGTCAATTGCAAGCCGTGTGACGGTTCAGGTGCCAAGAAGGGCTCTTCGCCGATTACCTGCCCGACCTGTGGCGGTATTGGTCAGGTGCGCATGCAGCAGGGCTTCTTCTCCGTGCAGCAAACCTGCCCGCGTTGCCATGGCCAGGGCAAGATCATTTCCGATCCGTGCGACTCTTGCCACGGCGAAGGGCGTGTCGAAGAGTACAAGACGCTGTCGGTGAAAGTGCCGGCGGGTGTCGATACCGGCGACCGTATCCGTTTGTCGGGCGAAGGCGAGGCGGGTGCGCAGGGTGGTCCGACGGGCGATCTGTACGTGGTGATCAATGTGCGCGAGCACTCGATCTTCCAGCGCGACGGCAAGCACCTGTTCTGTGAAGTGCCGATCAGCTTTGTCGATGCCGCCCTGGGTGGCGAGCTGGAGATTCCGACCCTCGATGGCCGGGTCAAGCTGAAGATCCCTGAGGGGACGCAGACCGGCAAGCAGTTCCGGATCCGTGGCAAGGGCGTTGCGCCAGTGCGTGGCGGTGGGGCGGGCGACTTGATGTGCCGTGTGGCCGTTGAAACTCCGGTCAATCTGGATCGTCGTCAGCGTGAGTTGCTCGAAGAATTGCGCGGCTCGCTGGACGGTGATGGCTCCCATTCGCCGAAGACCGCTGGCTGGTTCGAAGGCGTGAAGCGCTTCTTCGGCGACCTGTAA
- the dapB gene encoding 4-hydroxy-tetrahydrodipicolinate reductase has protein sequence MRRIAVMGAAGRMGKNLVEAVQQRSPLSGLTAAIVRPGSTLIGADAGELASLGRIGVALSGSLEQVADEFDVLIDFTLPEVMLKNLAFCRKAGKAMVIGTTGLNAEQKQLLVAAGKDIPIVFAANFSVGVNLSLKLLDMAARVLGDEADIEIIEAHHRHKVDAPSGTAMRMGEVIADALGRDLSKVAVYGREGHTGARERETIGFATVRGGDVVGDHTVLFAAEGERLEITHKASSRMTFAKGAVRAALWLEGREAGLYDMQDVLDLR, from the coding sequence ATGCGACGTATAGCAGTGATGGGCGCCGCCGGGCGCATGGGCAAGAACCTGGTGGAAGCGGTGCAGCAGCGCTCGCCTCTGTCGGGGCTGACTGCGGCGATCGTGCGTCCGGGCAGTACGCTGATCGGCGCCGATGCTGGCGAGCTGGCTTCGCTGGGGCGGATCGGTGTGGCGTTGTCCGGCAGCCTGGAGCAAGTGGCTGATGAATTCGATGTGTTGATCGACTTCACCCTGCCCGAAGTGATGCTGAAAAACCTGGCGTTCTGCCGCAAGGCGGGTAAGGCCATGGTTATTGGTACCACTGGCCTGAATGCCGAGCAGAAGCAGTTGCTCGTTGCGGCGGGTAAGGATATTCCCATCGTGTTTGCCGCCAACTTCAGTGTGGGTGTCAACCTGTCGCTGAAGTTGCTCGACATGGCCGCGCGGGTGCTGGGTGATGAGGCGGATATCGAGATCATCGAGGCCCATCACCGGCACAAGGTAGATGCGCCATCGGGCACCGCCATGCGCATGGGTGAAGTGATTGCCGATGCGTTGGGGCGCGATTTGTCGAAAGTCGCGGTGTATGGTCGCGAAGGTCATACCGGCGCGCGTGAGCGCGAGACCATTGGCTTTGCTACGGTACGCGGCGGTGACGTGGTGGGTGATCACACGGTGCTGTTTGCTGCCGAAGGTGAGCGCCTGGAGATTACCCACAAGGCCTCCAGCCGCATGACCTTTGCCAAGGGCGCCGTGCGTGCGGCATTGTGGCTGGAGGGGCGCGAAGCGGGCCTCTACGACATGCAAGACGTGCTGGATCTGCGTTAA
- the carA gene encoding glutamine-hydrolyzing carbamoyl-phosphate synthase small subunit, producing MTKPAILALADGSIFRGEAIGADGQTVGEVVFNTAMTGYQEILTDPSYAQQIVTLTYPHIGNTGTTPEDVESDRVWSAGLVIRDLPLVASNWRNTMSLSDYLKANNVVAIAGIDTRRLTRILREKGSQNGCIMVGDNISEEAAIAAAQGFPGLKGMDLAKVVSTKEQYEWRSTVWDLKTDSHATIEASELPYHVVAYDYGVKYNILRMLVERGCRVTVVPAQTPAADVLALQPDGVFLSNGPGDPEPCDYAIQAIKEVLDTEIPVFGICLGHQLLALASGAKTLKMGHGHHGANHPVQDLDTGVVMITSQNHGFAVDEATLPANVRAIHKSLFDGSLQGIERTDKSAFSFQGHPEASPGPNDVAPLFDRFINEMAKRR from the coding sequence TTGACTAAGCCAGCCATACTCGCCCTTGCTGATGGCAGCATTTTTCGCGGCGAAGCCATTGGAGCCGACGGTCAGACCGTTGGAGAGGTGGTGTTCAACACCGCCATGACCGGCTATCAGGAAATCCTTACCGATCCTTCCTACGCCCAACAGATCGTTACCCTGACCTATCCGCACATCGGCAATACCGGTACTACACCGGAAGATGTCGAGTCTGATCGTGTCTGGTCGGCTGGTCTGGTGATTCGTGATCTACCACTGGTTGCGAGCAACTGGCGTAACACGATGTCGCTGTCCGATTACCTGAAAGCCAACAACGTTGTGGCGATCGCGGGTATCGATACGCGCCGCCTCACGCGCATCCTGCGTGAAAAAGGCTCGCAGAATGGCTGCATCATGGTCGGTGACAATATTTCCGAAGAAGCGGCGATTGCCGCAGCGCAAGGCTTCCCTGGCCTGAAAGGCATGGACCTGGCGAAAGTCGTCAGCACCAAAGAGCAGTACGAGTGGCGCTCCACTGTCTGGGACTTGAAGACCGACAGCCACGCGACCATCGAGGCTAGCGAACTGCCTTACCACGTGGTCGCTTATGACTACGGCGTGAAGTACAACATCCTGCGCATGCTGGTCGAGCGCGGTTGCCGCGTGACCGTGGTGCCGGCGCAAACCCCGGCCGCCGACGTATTGGCCTTGCAGCCAGATGGTGTGTTCCTGTCCAACGGTCCAGGTGACCCTGAGCCTTGCGACTACGCTATCCAGGCCATCAAGGAAGTGCTGGATACCGAGATCCCGGTATTCGGTATCTGCCTCGGTCACCAACTGCTGGCCCTGGCCTCCGGCGCCAAGACCCTGAAAATGGGCCATGGCCATCATGGTGCTAACCACCCGGTACAAGACCTGGACACTGGCGTAGTGATGATCACCAGCCAGAACCACGGTTTTGCGGTGGATGAAGCCACCTTGCCGGCCAACGTGCGTGCCATTCACAAGTCGCTGTTCGACGGTTCCCTGCAGGGTATCGAGCGCACCGACAAGAGCGCGTTCAGCTTCCAGGGCCACCCTGAAGCGAGCCCGGGCCCGAACGACGTAGCGCCGCTGTTCGACCGTTTCATCAATGAGATGGCCAAGCGACGCTAA
- the carB gene encoding carbamoyl-phosphate synthase large subunit, which translates to MPKRTDIKSILILGAGPIVIGQACEFDYSGAQACKALREEGYRVILVNSNPATIMTDPDMADATYIEPIKWQTVAKIIEKERPDALLPTMGGQTALNCALDLEREGILEKFGVEMIGANADTIDKAEDRSRFDKAMKSIGLDCPRSGIAHSMEEANAVLEKLGFPCIIRPSFTMGGTGGGIAYNREEFEEICARGLDLSPTKELLIDESLIGWKEYEMEVVRDKKDNCIIVCSIENFDPMGVHTGDSITVAPAQTLTDKEYQIMRNASLAVLREIGVETGGSNVQFGICPNTGRMVVIEMNPRVSRSSALASKATGFPIARIAAKLAIGYTLDELQNEITGGATPASFEPSIDYVVTKLPRFAFEKFPKADARLTTQMKSVGEVMAIGRTFQESLQKALRGLEVGVCGLDEKLDLSNPESMSVLKRELTVPGAERIWYVADAFRAGMTVEDIFGMNMIDPWFLVQIEDLIKEEEKVKTLGLSSIDRDLMFRLKRKGFSDQRLAKLLGVTEKNLRTHRHKLDIFPVYKRVDTCAAEFATDTAYMYSTYEEECEAAPSGRDKIIILGGGPNRIGQGIEFDYCCVHAALALREDGYETIMVNCNPETVSTDYDTSDRLYFEPVTLEDVLEICRVEKPKGVIVQYGGQTPLKLARALEAAGVPIIGTSPDAIDRAEDRERFQQMVERLNLRQPPNATVRSEDEAIRAASKIGYPLVVRPSYVLGGRAMEIVYEEEELKRYLRDAVKVSNDSPVLLDHFLNCAIEMDVDAVCDGTDVVIGAIMQHIEQAGVHSGDSACSLPPYSLPLHIQDEMREQVKKMALELGVVGLMNVQLALQGEDIYVIEVNPRASRTVPFVSKCIGVSLAMIAARVMAGKTLKEIGFTKEIIPNFYSVKEAVFPFAKFPGVDPILGPEMKSTGEVMGVGDTFGEAFAKAQMGASEVLPTGGTAFISVRDDDKPLVAGVARDLINLGFEVVATAGTAKLIEAAGLKVRRVNKVTEGRPHVVDMIKNDEVTLIINTTEGRQSIADSYSIRRNALQHKIYCTTTIAAGEAICEALKFGPEKTVRRLQDLHAGLKA; encoded by the coding sequence ATGCCAAAACGTACAGACATAAAAAGCATCCTGATTCTCGGCGCTGGCCCGATCGTTATCGGCCAGGCCTGCGAATTCGACTACTCCGGCGCCCAGGCCTGCAAGGCCCTGCGCGAAGAGGGTTACCGCGTCATCCTGGTGAACTCCAACCCGGCCACCATCATGACCGACCCGGACATGGCCGACGCTACCTACATCGAACCGATCAAGTGGCAGACCGTTGCCAAGATCATCGAGAAAGAGCGTCCAGATGCACTGCTGCCGACCATGGGCGGCCAGACTGCACTGAACTGCGCCCTGGACCTGGAGCGCGAAGGCATCCTGGAAAAGTTCGGCGTAGAGATGATTGGCGCCAATGCCGACACCATCGACAAGGCTGAAGACCGTTCGCGTTTCGACAAGGCCATGAAGTCCATCGGTCTTGATTGCCCGCGCTCGGGTATCGCCCACAGCATGGAAGAAGCTAACGCGGTTCTCGAAAAGCTGGGTTTCCCGTGCATTATCCGTCCGTCCTTCACCATGGGCGGCACCGGCGGCGGTATCGCTTACAACCGTGAAGAGTTCGAAGAAATCTGTGCCCGCGGTCTGGACCTGTCGCCGACCAAAGAGCTGCTGATCGACGAATCCCTGATCGGCTGGAAAGAGTACGAGATGGAAGTTGTCCGCGACAAAAAGGACAACTGCATCATCGTCTGCTCGATTGAAAACTTCGACCCCATGGGCGTGCACACCGGTGACTCGATCACCGTTGCTCCGGCACAGACCCTGACGGACAAGGAATACCAGATCATGCGTAACGCCTCGTTGGCGGTACTGCGTGAGATCGGCGTTGAAACCGGCGGCTCCAACGTTCAGTTCGGTATCTGCCCGAACACGGGCCGTATGGTCGTGATCGAGATGAACCCGCGTGTATCGCGTTCTTCGGCGCTGGCATCAAAAGCTACTGGCTTCCCGATTGCGCGCATCGCTGCCAAGCTGGCGATCGGTTACACCTTGGACGAGTTGCAAAACGAGATCACTGGCGGTGCTACGCCGGCGTCCTTCGAGCCGTCGATCGACTATGTCGTCACTAAGCTGCCGCGCTTCGCTTTCGAGAAATTCCCGAAAGCCGACGCCCGCCTGACCACTCAGATGAAGTCGGTCGGTGAGGTCATGGCCATCGGCCGGACCTTCCAAGAGTCCCTGCAGAAAGCCCTGCGTGGCCTGGAAGTGGGCGTTTGCGGTCTGGACGAGAAGCTCGACCTGAGCAACCCGGAAAGCATGAGCGTGCTCAAACGCGAGCTGACCGTGCCGGGTGCCGAGCGTATCTGGTACGTGGCTGATGCTTTCCGCGCGGGCATGACCGTCGAAGACATCTTCGGCATGAACATGATTGATCCGTGGTTCCTGGTGCAGATCGAAGATCTGATCAAGGAAGAAGAGAAGGTCAAGACCCTGGGTCTGTCCTCTATCGACCGCGACCTGATGTTCCGCCTCAAGCGCAAAGGCTTCTCTGATCAGCGTCTGGCCAAGCTGCTGGGCGTGACTGAGAAGAACCTGCGCACCCATCGCCACAAGCTGGATATCTTCCCGGTCTACAAGCGCGTTGACACCTGCGCCGCAGAGTTCGCCACCGACACCGCCTACATGTACTCCACCTACGAGGAAGAGTGCGAAGCCGCGCCGTCGGGCCGCGACAAGATCATCATCCTGGGCGGCGGTCCAAACCGTATCGGCCAAGGCATCGAGTTCGACTACTGCTGCGTCCACGCCGCCCTCGCCCTGCGCGAAGACGGGTACGAGACCATCATGGTCAACTGCAACCCGGAAACCGTTTCCACTGACTACGACACTTCCGACCGTCTGTACTTCGAGCCGGTAACGCTGGAAGACGTGCTGGAAATCTGTCGCGTCGAGAAGCCAAAAGGCGTGATCGTTCAGTACGGCGGGCAAACTCCGCTGAAACTGGCACGTGCCCTGGAAGCTGCCGGCGTGCCGATCATCGGTACCAGCCCTGACGCCATCGACCGTGCCGAAGACCGTGAGCGCTTCCAGCAAATGGTCGAGCGCCTGAACCTGCGCCAGCCACCAAACGCGACCGTGCGCAGCGAAGATGAGGCCATCCGCGCAGCCAGCAAGATCGGCTACCCGTTGGTGGTGCGTCCGTCCTACGTACTGGGCGGCCGGGCGATGGAAATTGTCTACGAAGAAGAAGAACTCAAGCGCTACCTGCGTGACGCGGTGAAAGTGTCCAATGACAGCCCGGTGCTGCTGGACCACTTCCTCAACTGCGCCATCGAAATGGATGTGGATGCGGTTTGCGACGGTACCGACGTGGTGATTGGCGCGATCATGCAACACATCGAGCAGGCCGGCGTTCACTCCGGTGACTCCGCGTGCTCCCTGCCGCCGTACTCGCTGCCGCTGCACATCCAGGACGAGATGCGCGAACAGGTCAAGAAAATGGCCCTGGAACTGGGTGTGGTCGGCCTGATGAACGTACAGTTGGCGCTGCAAGGCGAAGACATCTACGTCATCGAAGTCAACCCGCGTGCTTCGCGTACCGTACCGTTTGTTTCCAAGTGCATCGGCGTGTCCCTGGCGATGATTGCCGCCCGTGTGATGGCCGGTAAGACCTTGAAGGAAATCGGCTTCACCAAGGAAATCATTCCGAACTTCTACAGTGTGAAAGAGGCGGTGTTCCCATTCGCCAAATTCCCTGGCGTGGACCCGATCCTGGGCCCAGAAATGAAGTCCACCGGTGAAGTGATGGGCGTGGGCGATACCTTTGGCGAAGCATTCGCCAAGGCCCAGATGGGTGCCAGCGAAGTGCTGCCGACCGGCGGTACTGCGTTTATCAGTGTGCGTGACGATGACAAACCACTGGTTGCAGGCGTGGCCCGTGATCTGATCAACTTGGGCTTCGAAGTCGTGGCCACCGCCGGGACCGCCAAGCTGATTGAAGCGGCTGGCCTGAAAGTGCGTCGCGTGAACAAGGTAACGGAAGGTCGTCCGCACGTTGTCGACATGATCAAGAATGACGAAGTCACCCTGATCATCAACACCACCGAAGGTCGCCAGTCGATCGCGGATTCCTACTCCATTCGTCGTAACGCCTTGCAGCACAAGATCTACTGCACCACCACCATTGCTGCTGGCGAAGCCATCTGTGAAGCGCTCAAGTTCGGTCCGGAAAAGACCGTGCGGCGCTTGCAGGATCTACACGCAGGATTGAAGGCATGA
- the greA gene encoding transcription elongation factor GreA has translation MIKYPMTVQGAKALEEEHAHLTKVVRPKLSQDIGTARELGDLKENAEYHAAREQQGMVEARIRDIEGRIQNQVIIDVTSIPHTGKVIFGTTVEIANVETDERVTYHIVGEDEADFKLGKISVGSPLARALIAKEEGDVVAVKTPGGVIEYEIVEVRHI, from the coding sequence ATGATCAAATACCCTATGACTGTCCAGGGCGCCAAGGCCCTGGAAGAGGAGCACGCCCACCTGACCAAGGTCGTACGTCCAAAGCTGAGCCAGGACATCGGTACGGCCCGTGAGCTGGGTGACTTGAAAGAAAACGCCGAATACCACGCTGCTCGTGAGCAGCAGGGTATGGTCGAGGCGCGGATCCGTGACATTGAAGGGCGGATTCAGAATCAGGTCATCATTGATGTCACAAGCATTCCGCACACCGGCAAAGTGATTTTCGGTACCACTGTGGAAATCGCCAACGTCGAGACGGATGAGCGCGTGACTTATCACATCGTGGGTGAGGACGAAGCTGACTTCAAACTCGGCAAGATCTCCGTCGGTTCGCCGCTGGCCCGTGCCTTGATCGCCAAGGAAGAGGGTGACGTGGTCGCCGTCAAGACGCCTGGTGGCGTGATCGAGTACGAGATTGTCGAAGTTCGTCACATCTGA
- a CDS encoding MFS transporter, which translates to MLWQLAQMLWVGGLWLLHLGVLPVLGVIGLAPLLIDEIGGLLSALLVGFAAACVILQALVLVKAEGLGSLWRDMRGQLLLMALYACAMYCVVHVLLPQALRWQLFSYLVLGFSGLVLVVQPAPGWSGGAREARP; encoded by the coding sequence ATGCTTTGGCAGCTGGCCCAGATGCTCTGGGTTGGCGGTCTATGGCTGTTACACCTGGGTGTATTGCCGGTGCTGGGCGTGATTGGCCTGGCGCCGTTGCTGATTGATGAGATCGGCGGATTATTGAGTGCGCTGCTGGTGGGTTTTGCGGCGGCGTGCGTGATTCTCCAGGCATTGGTGCTGGTCAAGGCCGAGGGCTTGGGGAGTTTGTGGCGGGATATGCGTGGGCAGTTGCTGTTGATGGCGCTGTATGCGTGCGCAATGTATTGCGTGGTGCACGTATTGCTGCCGCAAGCGTTGCGCTGGCAGCTGTTCAGCTATCTTGTGCTAGGGTTTTCTGGCTTGGTGCTGGTAGTACAGCCGGCGCCAGGGTGGAGTGGCGGGGCGCGCGAAGCACGCCCGTGA
- a CDS encoding YhbY family RNA-binding protein: MPLTQEQKKQYKSIGHHLKPVLIVADNGLTEGVLAELERALGDHELIKIKVNILDREARLAAIAELCKVGKADLVQVIGKMALLYRKNFSANKQLSNVHRFK, encoded by the coding sequence ATGCCGCTCACTCAAGAGCAGAAGAAACAGTACAAATCCATTGGCCACCATCTGAAACCAGTTCTGATTGTGGCAGACAACGGTTTGACTGAAGGTGTGTTAGCCGAACTTGAACGCGCATTAGGCGATCACGAGCTGATCAAGATCAAGGTCAATATCCTTGATCGCGAAGCGCGCCTGGCCGCCATTGCAGAACTGTGCAAGGTGGGCAAAGCGGACCTGGTTCAGGTCATCGGCAAGATGGCGCTGCTGTATCGCAAGAATTTCAGCGCCAACAAGCAATTGTCGAACGTTCATCGCTTCAAATGA
- the rlmE gene encoding 23S rRNA (uridine(2552)-2'-O)-methyltransferase RlmE, with protein sequence MARSKTSLKWLQEHFNDPYVKKAQKDGYRSRASYKLLEIQDKDKLIRPGMSVIDLGAAPGGWSQVTSRLIGGQGRLIASDILEMDSIPDVTFVHGDFTEDAVLAQILEAVGNSQVDLVISDMAPNMSGLPAVDMPRAMFLCELALDLAGRVLRPGGDFLVKVFQGEGFDEYHKNIRKLFDKVQTRKPDSSRDRSREQYLLCRGFRGVEGAASEERF encoded by the coding sequence GTGGCCCGTTCCAAAACTAGCCTTAAGTGGCTTCAAGAGCATTTCAACGATCCTTACGTCAAAAAGGCGCAGAAGGACGGTTACCGTTCACGGGCCAGTTACAAGCTGCTGGAGATCCAGGACAAGGACAAGTTGATCCGCCCGGGCATGAGCGTTATTGACCTAGGCGCCGCCCCGGGTGGCTGGTCCCAGGTGACCAGTCGTCTGATTGGTGGGCAGGGGCGTCTGATCGCGTCCGACATCCTGGAAATGGACAGCATTCCGGATGTGACCTTTGTTCATGGTGACTTCACCGAGGACGCCGTACTTGCGCAGATCCTTGAGGCGGTAGGAAATTCGCAGGTAGACCTTGTGATTTCCGACATGGCCCCCAATATGAGTGGATTACCGGCCGTCGATATGCCGCGCGCTATGTTCCTCTGTGAATTGGCGCTGGATTTGGCGGGTCGGGTTTTGCGTCCAGGTGGAGATTTCCTCGTGAAGGTCTTCCAGGGCGAAGGGTTTGACGAGTACCACAAGAACATCCGCAAGTTGTTCGACAAGGTGCAGACGCGCAAGCCTGACTCTTCCCGGGACAGGTCCAGGGAGCAGTATTTGCTGTGCCGCGGCTTCCGCGGTGTCGAGGGCGCTGCGAGCGAAGAGCGTTTTTGA
- the ftsH gene encoding ATP-dependent zinc metalloprotease FtsH — protein MAKNLILWLIIAAVLVTVMNNFSSPNEPQTLNYSDFIQQVKDGKVERVAVDGYVITGKRNDGDSFKTIRPAIQDNGLIGDLVDNKVVVEGKQPEQQSIWTQLLVASFPILVIIAVFMFFMRQMQGGAGGKGGPMSFGKSKARLLSEDQVKTTLADVAGCDEAKEEVGELVEFLRDPGKFQRLGGRIPRGVLMVGPPGTGKTLLAKAIAGEAKVPFFTISGSDFVEMFVGVGASRVRDMFEQAKKHAPCIIFIDEIDAVGRHRGAGMGGGHDEREQTLNQLLVEMDGFEMNDGIIVIAATNRPDVLDPALLRPGRFDRQVVVGLPDIRGREQILKVHMRKVPMGDDVAPGVIARGTPGFSGADLANLVNEASLFAARTGKRIVEMKEFELAKDKIMMGAERKSMVMSEKEKQNTAYHEAGHAIVGRVVPEHDPVYKVSIIPRGRALGVTMFLPEEDRYSLSKRALISQICSLYGGRIAEEMTLGFDGVTTGASNDIMRASQIARNMVTKWGLSEKLGPLMYAEEEGEVFLGRGGGGQSASFSGETAKLIDSEVRSIIDQCYGTAKQILTDNRDKLDAMADALMKYETIDAEQIDDIMAGRTPREPRDWEGGSGTSGTPPVVQNERPENPIGGPAADL, from the coding sequence ATGGCAAAGAATCTGATCCTGTGGTTGATCATCGCGGCTGTCCTGGTGACGGTGATGAACAACTTCTCCAGCCCTAACGAGCCGCAGACCCTCAACTATTCCGACTTCATCCAGCAAGTTAAGGATGGCAAGGTCGAGCGCGTGGCGGTTGATGGCTACGTGATCACTGGCAAGCGCAACGATGGCGACAGCTTCAAGACCATTCGTCCGGCGATCCAGGACAATGGCCTGATCGGCGACCTGGTGGATAACAAGGTCGTCGTCGAGGGCAAGCAGCCTGAGCAGCAGAGCATCTGGACCCAGTTGCTGGTTGCCAGCTTCCCGATCCTGGTGATTATCGCCGTGTTCATGTTCTTCATGCGCCAGATGCAAGGCGGCGCGGGGGGCAAGGGCGGGCCGATGAGCTTCGGCAAGAGCAAGGCACGCCTGCTTTCCGAAGATCAGGTGAAAACGACCCTGGCTGACGTTGCAGGTTGCGACGAAGCCAAGGAAGAAGTCGGTGAGTTGGTCGAGTTCCTGCGCGATCCGGGCAAGTTCCAGCGCCTGGGCGGCCGTATCCCTCGCGGTGTACTGATGGTCGGTCCTCCGGGTACCGGTAAGACCCTGCTTGCCAAGGCGATTGCCGGCGAAGCCAAGGTGCCGTTCTTCACCATTTCCGGTTCCGACTTCGTCGAGATGTTTGTCGGCGTGGGTGCAAGCCGTGTGCGTGACATGTTCGAACAGGCCAAGAAACACGCGCCTTGCATCATCTTCATCGATGAAATCGACGCTGTTGGTCGTCATCGTGGTGCTGGCATGGGCGGTGGTCACGACGAGCGTGAGCAGACCCTCAACCAGTTGCTGGTGGAGATGGACGGCTTTGAAATGAACGATGGCATCATCGTGATTGCCGCCACCAACCGTCCTGACGTACTTGACCCGGCGCTGCTGCGTCCGGGCCGTTTCGACCGTCAGGTTGTGGTTGGCTTGCCAGATATCCGTGGCCGTGAGCAGATTCTCAAGGTCCATATGCGCAAAGTGCCAATGGGCGATGACGTGGCTCCGGGCGTGATTGCCCGTGGTACTCCTGGTTTCTCTGGTGCCGACCTGGCTAACCTAGTGAACGAGGCTTCGCTGTTCGCTGCCCGTACCGGCAAGCGTATCGTCGAGATGAAAGAGTTCGAACTGGCCAAAGACAAGATCATGATGGGCGCCGAGCGCAAATCCATGGTCATGTCCGAGAAAGAGAAGCAGAACACCGCTTATCACGAAGCCGGTCACGCCATTGTCGGTCGCGTCGTGCCTGAGCACGACCCGGTCTACAAAGTATCGATCATTCCTCGTGGTCGGGCGCTAGGTGTCACCATGTTCCTGCCGGAAGAGGATCGCTACAGCCTCTCCAAGCGCGCCTTGATCAGCCAGATTTGTTCGCTGTACGGCGGTCGTATCGCTGAAGAGATGACCTTGGGTTTTGACGGTGTAACCACCGGCGCGTCCAACGACATCATGCGTGCCAGCCAGATTGCGCGGAATATGGTCACCAAGTGGGGTCTGTCGGAAAAACTCGGCCCGCTGATGTATGCCGAGGAAGAAGGTGAAGTGTTCCTGGGTCGTGGCGGCGGCGGTCAAAGTGCCAGCTTCTCCGGCGAGACAGCCAAGCTGATCGACTCCGAAGTGCGCAGCATCATTGACCAGTGCTACGGCACGGCCAAGCAGATCCTGACCGATAACCGCGACAAGCTCGACGCCATGGCTGATGCCCTGATGAAGTACGAGACCATTGATGCCGAGCAGATCGACGACATCATGGCTGGTCGTACGCCTCGTGAGCCTCGTGATTGGGAAGGTGGTTCGGGTACTTCAGGCACGCCGCCAGTGGTACAGAACGAGCGCCCGGAAAACCCAATCGGCGGCCCGGCTGCCGACCTTTAA